The nucleotide sequence AGGTTCGATTGGCAAAATATGGAGTCGTATTTGTATGTCCAACAACTAATACTTTTTTGCCCAAAGTTTCTTTTTTGAATTTTTCTGAATTCAGATTCTTGTGGTCGTAAACTTCAATAGAAAGATTCTTACTTTCAGCAGTGGGTTGTGCTGTTTCTCTTGTTCTAATGAAATCTGAACTGTAAATCGCATCAAAATCTGCTTCAGTAAAAATCATTTTCCATTGTTCAGCTCTCTGTTTTCCTTCCGCAGTTAATTCAGGGTTTTTGTTATTAGCGTCTGAAGTATCTTTTTCAGCATGTCTTATAAAATAATACGTTGTTGATTTTTCTGACTTATTTTGGCTATTATCATTCTTATTGCCTGGCGTAGTTTGGCAGGAAAACAAAAATGTGAGCATAAGTACTAAAAGCGTGATCGATCTGGTCATGATTTATTTGATATCTATTTCTAATAAAATCAGCTGTGTGAGCTGTTTAGTAAAGCTATTAAAATTATTATCTGAAATTAAAAGGAGAGATTGTTTTCCATTTGGCAATTTTGGGCCAAAACAAATACCCTCAATATTATCAATAATTTTATCTGTTAATTGATCTCTTACCGATTTAAAATCAAAAACCAATCTTTTTTCAGCAGGAGTAAAACTTGCTTTTTTTAATGAATGTTGCTCTAGAATATTTGTAGCATTACCGGCATCGACATCAAAAATCTTTACCGTGTTGCTTTTCGAACCATGCCCCGCTGAATATGCGCGTTCTAATACTAAAAAGTTATTTTCTTTATATTCTAAAATTTCGGTAACGCCGTTGATCGCAAAATAAAGCCACGGAATTTTAGAAATTCCGTCTAACTTATAAGCGAATTGTTTACTTGCTTTTTTAGAATCTTTATCAAAGTAAGTGATTCTGGTAAATGATTTAGTCGGAAATAGTTTTGGTTTAGGTCCATCTTGCTCCAACGGTAATTCTGTTGAAACCCAGATGCCTTGGCGATCTTTAGATTCAGTCAATCCTTCAAAAACTCCATTATGTCTAGGTTTTTGCTCACCGGTAGCTGTAAAATGCTGAGGAATTTCAAAAGCATCTTCAAAATTCCCATTTTCGTCTAAGATAAAAATAGAAGGATCTTGCTGATTGTTGATATTCCCTTCACTAGTAATATAAACGTGATTTACTTCCGGTAAAAACCGAATCGATTCAGGATCTAAAGGATGATCTTTGAAGAATTCAGCCGATTTTTCAATAAAAACGGCTTTATCAAATCTTACCGAATCAATTTTATTTGAAGCAATATCTATTTCAGCTTCGTAAAACCGTGCATCAGATGGCGTATCAACAATAAGGTAATATTTGCCATTTTTATAGTCGATTCCAGACAACCCGCCGACTTTGGTATCATCTACCATTAAGTCTTTATCGATAATATATTCATCCAGAAATTTTACCTGAACACGTTCGTCGTTTACTCTATTGGTGGTCGCACAAGAGGTAAGGAAAAGTCCAGAAATAGCTAAGAATATTAATTTTTTCATCATAAAATTTTTCAGGACGAAAATAACAAAAGCTTAAGTAAAATATGGCTAATCCTTATGACTAATCGGTTAAATCTAATTGTATTTTTATATAGTTAACCAGTAAAAACAAAAGTTATGAATGATGATCAGTTAGAAGGAAAATGGAAACAGATGAAAGGTGAATTTAAGCAAAAGTATGGTAAAGTTACCGACGACGACACCACCTATTCTGAAGGGAAATTTGACGAGATGCTTGGAAGACTTCAGGAAAGAACCGGAAAGTCTAAAGCAGAATTGAGAAAAGAGATAGATAAGTGGTAGTTAAAGCGTAAGCCTTAAATAAAAAGGGACTGCATTTGCAGTCCCTTTTTTCATGATTTTTTTTATAGTAATTAAGATTCGGCTAATTCTTCCTGATTTCTGAAAACTAAATTGTCGTCAAATTCATCTAAAAGAATAATACTATCGGTACTTATCTTTCCTGAAAGAATTTCTTTGGATAACTTATTCAATACTTCTTTTTGTACCGTTCTCTTCACTGGTCTTGCTCCAAATTGCGGATCAAATCCTCGTTTTGATAAGAAAGACAATGCCTGTTCAGTAGCATCTAAAACAATATTCTGTTTCGCTAGCATCTTCTTAACGCCTTTTAATTGTAAACCAACAATACGTTTGATGTCTTGCTGAGTAAGTGGCGAGAACATTACAATATCATCGATACGGTTAATAAACTCTGGTCTTACGCTTTGCTTTAATAAACTAAGAACTTCTGTTTTTGATGCCTCCATAGCACTTTCAACATCCGGAATATTTTCAAATTTATCCTGAATAATCTGGCTTCCCATGTTAGACGTCATAATAATGATCGTGTTCTTAAAATCTGCCAAGCGCCCTTTATTATCGGTTAATCGCCCTTCATCTAACACTTGTAATAAAATATTAAAAGTATCTGGATGTGCTTTTTCAATTTCATCTAAAAGAACTACTGAATAAGGTTTGCGTCGCACTGCTTCCGTTAACTGTCCACCTTCATCATAACCCACATATCCCGGAGGTGCACCAACCAATCGGCTAACAGAGTGGCGTTCCTGATATTCACTCATATCAATTCTCGTCATAGCCGATTCGTCATCGAATAAATATTCGGCTAAAGCTTTGGCTAACTCTGTTTTTCCTACACCGGTAGTTCCTAAAAATAAGAACGATCCAATAGGTCTATTTTGGTCTTGCAAGCCAGCACGACTTCTCCTAACCGCATCACTTACTGCAACAATAGCTTCTTCTTGACCTACAACACGTTTATGCAATTCATCTTCTAAACGGAGTAATTTTTCGCGTTCGCTTTGTAGCATTTTAGTAACAGGTATTCCTGTCCACTTCGCTACTACTTCAGCAATATCATCATTAGTAACTTCTTCCTGAATTAAAGATTTTCCGCTTTCTTTCTCCTGAACTTCTTTTTGCAGGCGTTCTAGTTTTTCCTGAGCATCTTTTATCTTTCCATAACGTAATTCGGCTACCTTACCGTAGTCTCCTTCACGTTCAGCACGATCTGCTTCTAATTTATACTCTTCAATTTCAGTTTTTGCACTTTGGATATTGTCGACGACTTCTTTTTCATTTTTCCATTGTGCATGGATCTCGTTTCGCTCTTCTTTAAGATTCGCTAAATCGGCGTGTAACGATTTCAGTTTTAATTCATCCTTTTCACGTTTAATCGCTTCAATTTCAATCTCAAGTTGCATGATTTTACGATCCAGCACATCTAATTCTTCCGGTTTGGAATTAATTTCCATGCGGAGTTTAGATGCTGCTTCATCCATAAGGTCGATCGCTTTATCTGGTAAGAATCGGTTAGTGATATAGCGTTGCGATAATTCTACCGCTGCGATAATCGCTTCATCTTTAATTCTTACTTTATGGTGCTGCTCATACTTCTCTTTAATACCTCGAAGTATAGAAATTGCACTTTCGGTGTCTGGTTCTTCCACCATCACTTTCTGAAAACGACGTTCTAGAGCTTTATCTTTTTCGAAATATTTTTGATATTCATCCAAAGTAGTTGCACCAATAGCTCTAAGTTCACCGCGGGCAAGTGCAGGTTTTAAAATATTGGCTGCATCCATAGCGCCCTGTCCACCACCGGCACCAACTAGCGTGTGGATTTCATCGATAAATAAGACGATATTTCCATCGCTATCAGTAACTTCTTTGATAACTGCTTTTAGACGTTCTTCAAATTCACCTTTAAATTTTGCACCGGCGATTAAAGCACCCATATCTAAAGAGAAAATTTGTTTGTCTTTAAGATTTTCGGGGATGTCACCAGCTACGATACGATGCGCTAAACCTTCTGCAATTGCAGTTTTACCGGTACCCGGTTCACCAACCAGCATTGGGTTGTTTTTGGTTCTTCGAGACAATATTTGTAGAATTCTACGAATTTCTTCATCTCTACCAATTACCGGATCTAGTTTGCCAGTTTCAGCAAGCTCATTTAAGTTTTTTGCGTATTTATTAAGGGAGTTGTAAGTTTCTTCAGCACTTTGTGAAGTTACTCGGTC is from Zunongwangia endophytica and encodes:
- a CDS encoding CsbD family protein — encoded protein: MNDDQLEGKWKQMKGEFKQKYGKVTDDDTTYSEGKFDEMLGRLQERTGKSKAELRKEIDKW
- a CDS encoding esterase-like activity of phytase family protein, translating into MMKKLIFLAISGLFLTSCATTNRVNDERVQVKFLDEYIIDKDLMVDDTKVGGLSGIDYKNGKYYLIVDTPSDARFYEAEIDIASNKIDSVRFDKAVFIEKSAEFFKDHPLDPESIRFLPEVNHVYITSEGNINNQQDPSIFILDENGNFEDAFEIPQHFTATGEQKPRHNGVFEGLTESKDRQGIWVSTELPLEQDGPKPKLFPTKSFTRITYFDKDSKKASKQFAYKLDGISKIPWLYFAINGVTEILEYKENNFLVLERAYSAGHGSKSNTVKIFDVDAGNATNILEQHSLKKASFTPAEKRLVFDFKSVRDQLTDKIIDNIEGICFGPKLPNGKQSLLLISDNNFNSFTKQLTQLILLEIDIK
- a CDS encoding phosphoglycerate mutase family protein gives rise to the protein MTRSITLLVLMLTFLFSCQTTPGNKNDNSQNKSEKSTTYYFIRHAEKDTSDANNKNPELTAEGKQRAEQWKMIFTEADFDAIYSSDFIRTRETAQPTAESKNLSIEVYDHKNLNSEKFKKETLGKKVLVVGHTNTTPYFANRTLGYDHFEADIDESEHGKLFIVQVNPNAENTIQNLTFN
- the clpB gene encoding ATP-dependent chaperone ClpB, which translates into the protein MNFNNFTIKSQEAIQQAQQLAQEMGHQQIENEHLFKAITIVDENVTPFLLKKLNINVNLFTQILDNTLQSFPKVSGGDIMLSREAGKTVNEASSIAKKMNDEYVSVEHLILAIFKSSSKVAQILKDQGANEKGLKSAIEELRKGDRVTSQSAEETYNSLNKYAKNLNELAETGKLDPVIGRDEEIRRILQILSRRTKNNPMLVGEPGTGKTAIAEGLAHRIVAGDIPENLKDKQIFSLDMGALIAGAKFKGEFEERLKAVIKEVTDSDGNIVLFIDEIHTLVGAGGGQGAMDAANILKPALARGELRAIGATTLDEYQKYFEKDKALERRFQKVMVEEPDTESAISILRGIKEKYEQHHKVRIKDEAIIAAVELSQRYITNRFLPDKAIDLMDEAASKLRMEINSKPEELDVLDRKIMQLEIEIEAIKREKDELKLKSLHADLANLKEERNEIHAQWKNEKEVVDNIQSAKTEIEEYKLEADRAEREGDYGKVAELRYGKIKDAQEKLERLQKEVQEKESGKSLIQEEVTNDDIAEVVAKWTGIPVTKMLQSEREKLLRLEDELHKRVVGQEEAIVAVSDAVRRSRAGLQDQNRPIGSFLFLGTTGVGKTELAKALAEYLFDDESAMTRIDMSEYQERHSVSRLVGAPPGYVGYDEGGQLTEAVRRKPYSVVLLDEIEKAHPDTFNILLQVLDEGRLTDNKGRLADFKNTIIIMTSNMGSQIIQDKFENIPDVESAMEASKTEVLSLLKQSVRPEFINRIDDIVMFSPLTQQDIKRIVGLQLKGVKKMLAKQNIVLDATEQALSFLSKRGFDPQFGARPVKRTVQKEVLNKLSKEILSGKISTDSIILLDEFDDNLVFRNQEELAES